The Apium graveolens cultivar Ventura chromosome 11, ASM990537v1, whole genome shotgun sequence genome has a window encoding:
- the LOC141698134 gene encoding ribonuclease TUDOR 1-like, with protein sequence MQRDVEIEVETVDRYGTFLGSLWVSESNVAVTLLEHGIVKLQTSFNTDKITNFHQLAHAEQSAKRQKLKVLAVFLWLGCS encoded by the exons ATGCAGAGGGATGTTGAG ATTGAAGTGGAAACTGTTGATAGATATGGGACTTTCTTAGGTTCTTTATGGGTGTCAGAGTCTAACGTGGCAGTGACACTTCTTGAACATGGTATAGTaaagcttcaaacttcatttaacACAGACAAGATAACAAATTTTCACCAGCTTGCACATGCTGAGCAGTCTGCTAAGAGGCAGAAATTGAAG GTTTTGGCTGTGTTTCTATGGCTTGGTTGTTCTTGA